The DNA region ATTCATTGCTAGAGGAATTTTCTTGAGTTCCAGAGCTTTTTTTTGTTGAATTTTCTTTTGTTTTTTTATCTATATCATTTTTATTTCTTACTGTGTTACTTGAATCTGTTTGTTCGGTGGGTTTAGATGATTGAGAGTTAAAATTATTTGGTAAAGATTCTTCAAAGTCAGCATATGAGTTTTGAAGAAAGCTTAAGCAAACAGAGAGTGATATTATAATTTTACAAGAAGAATACAATTTCATTTTAGTACCTTACTATCTTTTTTTGTTTCTGGAATTTTATTTAAATTAATATCTCCATCTACTTTTGAAAAAATTTTAAATTCTTCATTTTTTATTGAATATTTAAATCCATTTCCTTTTATGTTTCCTTGAGTACCATTGGAAATAAAATAATTAGGAGATTGAATGGTTTCTTTTTCCATATCAATAAACACATAATTTGCTTTTCCTTTATTTCCATCAAAATCAATTAAAACATCATTCGGTAAAGTCGCATTTTTAATTCTGCTATTTGCGCCTAAGGCCATGGACTGTTGAAAAGATTGATTTGAGTCTGATTCCATAATTCCAAAAGCTTTTTGAGTTTTTATCACTATATTATTCTTTTGTTTTTCATTATAGGATTCGTAAATCAGATTTCCTTCAGCTTCAAAGTGATTATCTGTATAATAAATAATTTTATCTCCGGAAAATGTATATTTTAATTTTCCATTATCATAAAATTTAGTGCTAAAATTTTTTGCTATACTTGTTGGTAAAATGCTATCTTCAAAATCGAGTTGTGAATTTAATTCATTTGATGATACCTCAAGATATTTTTTTTGGTACCATAATGAAAAAGCGATTAATAATATAAAAATAATTGCATATAAACGGCCGATCATGAAATGAGCCTTAAAAAAGAATTTAAAATGGTATTTCCTCCTGGACTAGCAAAACTTTCAGGATGAAATTGGACACCTATCCTAGGAAAAACTTTATGCTCTGTTGCTAATACAAAGCCTTCTTCAAAGGCTAGTGCTAACATAT from Silvanigrella paludirubra includes:
- the lptC gene encoding LPS export ABC transporter periplasmic protein LptC: MIGRLYAIIFILLIAFSLWYQKKYLEVSSNELNSQLDFEDSILPTSIAKNFSTKFYDNGKLKYTFSGDKIIYYTDNHFEAEGNLIYESYNEKQKNNIVIKTQKAFGIMESDSNQSFQQSMALGANSRIKNATLPNDVLIDFDGNKGKANYVFIDMEKETIQSPNYFISNGTQGNIKGNGFKYSIKNEEFKIFSKVDGDINLNKIPETKKDSKVLK